In Gallus gallus isolate bGalGal1 chromosome 6, bGalGal1.mat.broiler.GRCg7b, whole genome shotgun sequence, a single genomic region encodes these proteins:
- the LOC121106444 gene encoding protein MANBAL isoform X1, protein MAAERHYSPPEIPEPTLMETVLHHGLFFGAIFQLLCVLAIILPVSQSRKTDSDGSGTKTWEAVKKPKASAAQLSKKPKKESKKKR, encoded by the exons ATGGCTGCTGAACGGCATTACTCCCCACCGGAGATCCCTGAGCCCACGCTGATGGAGACTGTGCTGCACCACGGACTCTTCTTTGGAGCCATTTTCCAGCTTCTCTGTGTGTTAGCCATTATCCTGCCAGTTTCCCAGTCCCGTAAGACA GACTCGGATGGTTCTGGGACTAAGACCTGGGAGGCGGTGAAGAAACCAAAGGCAAGTGCTGCGCAGCTAAGTAAGAAACccaagaaggaaagcaaaaagaaacgATAA